A window of the Equus przewalskii isolate Varuska chromosome 10, EquPr2, whole genome shotgun sequence genome harbors these coding sequences:
- the C1QTNF1 gene encoding complement C1q tumor necrosis factor-related protein 1 produces the protein MGSRGLGLVLACCLLLTFACGPVLGRVPPGQQEQQEQEGTREPPLDPAERTEEKHEKYNPKQGEEPTASRCFRCCDPGTPVYQAIPVPQINITILKGEKGDRGDRGLQGKYGKPGSVGARGHVGPKGQKGSMGAPGDRCKNHYAAFSVGRKKPLHSNDYYQTVIFDTEFVNLYSHFNMFTGKFYCYVPGIYFFSLNVHTWNQKETYLHIMKNGEEVVILYAQVSDRSIMQSQSLMLELQEQDEVWVRLFKGERENAIFSDEFDTYITFSGYLVKHAAEP, from the exons ATGGGCTCCCGTGGACTGGGACTCGTACTGGCGTGCTGCCTGCTGCTGACCTTTGCTTGTGGCCCGGTGCTGGGCcgtgtgccacctggccagcagGAACAGCAGGAGCAAGAGGGGACCAGGGAGCCGCCGCTGGACCCGGCTGAGAG GActgaagaaaaacatgaaaaatacaatCCCAAGCAGGGTGAGGAGCCCACTGCCTCCCGATGCTTTCGCTGCTGCGACCCTGGTACCCCCGTGTACCAGGCCATACCAGTGCCACAGATCAACATCACCATCCTGAAAG GTGAGAAGGGCGACCGAGGAGATCGAGGCCTGCAAGGGAAATACGGTAAACCAGGCTCCGTGGGCGCCAGGGGCCACGTGGGACCCAAAGGGCAGAAGGGGTCCATGGGGGCCCCCGGGGACCGGTGCAAGAACCACTACGCCGCCTTCTCGGTGGGCCGGAAGAAGCCCCTGCACAGCAATGACTACTACCAGACGGTGATCTTCGACACGGAGTTCGTGAACCTCTACAGCCACTTCAACATGTTCACTGGCAAGTTCTACTGCTACGTGCCCGGCATCTACTTTTTCAGCCTCAACGTGCACACCTGGAACCAGAAGGAGACGTACCTGCACATCATGAAGAACGGGGAGGAGGTGGTGATTCTGTACGCCCAGGTGAGCGACCGCAGCATCATGCAGAGTCAGAGCCTGATGCTGGAGCTGCAGGAGCAGGACGAGGTGTGGGTGCGCCTCTTCAAGGGCGAGCGGGAGAACGCCATCTTCAGCGACGAGTTCGACACCTACATTACCTTCAGCGGCTACCTGGTCAAGCACGCTGCAGAGCCCTAG
- the CANT1 gene encoding soluble calcium-activated nucleotidase 1 isoform X1: protein MASPLPSGLGRGVPTCAVQRSSGRGLRSHLPCSLMPVQPSNHLEWNESMHSLRISVGSLPVLASMTKAADPRFRPRWRVILPSFVGAAVLWLLYSHRPPPGRPPAPNAHNWRLGQAPADRYNDTYPLSVPQRTPGGTRYRIALIADLDTESRAQEENTWFSYLKKGYLTLSDSGDKVTVEWDIGHEVLESHLAEKGRGMELSDLIVFNGKLYSVDDRTGVVYQIEGTKAVPWVILSDGDGTVGKGFKAEWLAVKDEHLYVGGLGKEWTTTTGEVVNENPEWVKVVGCKGSVAHENWVSSYNALRAAAGIRPPGYLIHESACWSDTLQRWFFLPRRASHERYSERDDERKGTNLLLSAAQDFGDISVSRVGEVVPTHGFSSFKFIPNTDDQIIVALKSEEDSGKVATYIMAFTLDGRFLLPETRVGGVKYEGIEFI, encoded by the exons ATGGCCAGCCCGCTCCCCTCTGGACTTGGCAGGGGCGTTCCGACCTGTGCAGTCCAGAGGTCTTCCGGGAGAGGACTCAG GTCCCATCTGCCCTGCAGTCTGATGCCTGTTCAGCCCTCCAACCACCTGGAATGGAATGAGTCTATGCACTCCCTCCGGATAAGTGTGGGGAGCCTTCCTGTGCTGGCGTCCATGACCAAGGCTGCGGACCCCCGCTTCCGCCCCCGCTGGAGGGTGATCCTGCCGTCCTTCGTGGGCGCCGCCGTCCTCTGGCTGCTCTACTCACACCGCCCACCCCCAGGCAGGCCACCTGCACCCAATGCCCACAACTGGAGGCTCGGCCAGGCGCCTGCTGACCGGTACAACGACACCTACCCACTGTCTGTCCCCCAAAGGACGCCAGGCGGGACTCGGTACCGAATCGCTCTTATCGCTGACCTGGACACAGAGTCAAGGGCCCAAGAGGAAAATACCTGGTTCAGTTACCTGAAGAAGGGCTATCTGACCCTATCAGACAGCGGGGACAAGGTCACCGTGGAGTGGGACATAGGTCACGAGGTCCTGGAGTCCCATCTGGCAGAAAAGGGGCGGGGCATGGAGCTGTCTGATCTGATCGTCTTCAATGGGAAACTCTACTCCGTGGATGACCGGACAGGGGTTGTCTACCAGATCGAAGGCACCAAGGCTGTTCCCTGGGTGATTCTGTCCGATGGCGACGGAACCGTGGGGAAAG GCTTCAAAGCTGAGTGGCTGGCTGTGAAGGACGAGCATCTGTATGTGGGCGGCCTGGGCAAGGAGTGGACCACCACCACGGGGGAGGTGGTGAACGAGAACCCGGAGTGGGTGAAGGTGGTGGGCTGCAAAGGCAGCGTGGCCCACGAGAACTGGGTGTCCAGCTACAATGCCCTGCGGGCCGCTGCTGGGATCCGACCACCAG GCTACCTCATCCACGAGTCCGCCTGCTGGAGCGACACACTACAGCGCTGGTTCTTCCTGCCGCGCCGCGCCAGCCACGAGCGCTACAGCGAGCGGGACGACGAGCGCAAGGGCACCAACCTGCTGCTCAGCGCCGCCCAGGACTTCGGCGACATCTCCGTCAGCCGCGTGGGGGAGGTGGTCCCCACGCACGGCTTCTCCTCCTTCAAGTTCATCCCCAATACCGACGACCAGATCATCGTGGCCCTCAAGTCCGAGGAGGACAGCGGCAAGGTCGCCACCTACATCATGGCCTTCACGCTTGACGGACGCTTCCTTCTGCCGGAGACCAGGGTCGGAGGGGTCAAGTACGAAGGCATAGAATTTATTTAA
- the CANT1 gene encoding soluble calcium-activated nucleotidase 1 isoform X3 codes for MASPLPSGLGRGVPTCAVQRSSGRGLRSHLPCSLMPVQPSNHLEWNESMHSLRISVGSLPVLASMTKAADPRFRPRWRVILPSFVGAAVLWLLYSHRPPPGRPPAPNAHNWRLGQAPADRYNDTYPLSVPQRTPGGTRYRIALIADLDTESRAQEENTWFSYLKKGYLTLSDSGDKVTVEWDIGHEVLESHLAEKGRGMELSDLIVFNGKLYSVDDRTGVVYQIEGTKAVPWVILSDGDGTVGKGFKAEWLAVKDEHLYVGGLGKEWTTTTGEVVNENPEWVKVVGCKGSVAHENWVSSYNALRAAAGIRPPAVSDGCSHRANGFSGQMSRFLFHPSLTRTDHLLLSRSTAHHARPSSGCSLGARGLRPRT; via the exons ATGGCCAGCCCGCTCCCCTCTGGACTTGGCAGGGGCGTTCCGACCTGTGCAGTCCAGAGGTCTTCCGGGAGAGGACTCAG GTCCCATCTGCCCTGCAGTCTGATGCCTGTTCAGCCCTCCAACCACCTGGAATGGAATGAGTCTATGCACTCCCTCCGGATAAGTGTGGGGAGCCTTCCTGTGCTGGCGTCCATGACCAAGGCTGCGGACCCCCGCTTCCGCCCCCGCTGGAGGGTGATCCTGCCGTCCTTCGTGGGCGCCGCCGTCCTCTGGCTGCTCTACTCACACCGCCCACCCCCAGGCAGGCCACCTGCACCCAATGCCCACAACTGGAGGCTCGGCCAGGCGCCTGCTGACCGGTACAACGACACCTACCCACTGTCTGTCCCCCAAAGGACGCCAGGCGGGACTCGGTACCGAATCGCTCTTATCGCTGACCTGGACACAGAGTCAAGGGCCCAAGAGGAAAATACCTGGTTCAGTTACCTGAAGAAGGGCTATCTGACCCTATCAGACAGCGGGGACAAGGTCACCGTGGAGTGGGACATAGGTCACGAGGTCCTGGAGTCCCATCTGGCAGAAAAGGGGCGGGGCATGGAGCTGTCTGATCTGATCGTCTTCAATGGGAAACTCTACTCCGTGGATGACCGGACAGGGGTTGTCTACCAGATCGAAGGCACCAAGGCTGTTCCCTGGGTGATTCTGTCCGATGGCGACGGAACCGTGGGGAAAG GCTTCAAAGCTGAGTGGCTGGCTGTGAAGGACGAGCATCTGTATGTGGGCGGCCTGGGCAAGGAGTGGACCACCACCACGGGGGAGGTGGTGAACGAGAACCCGGAGTGGGTGAAGGTGGTGGGCTGCAAAGGCAGCGTGGCCCACGAGAACTGGGTGTCCAGCTACAATGCCCTGCGGGCCGCTGCTGGGATCCGACCACCAG CTGTCTCTGATGGCTGCTCCCATCGGGCCAATGGATTCTCAGGGCAAATGAGCCGTTTTCTCTTTCATCCCTCACTCACCCGGACAGATCACCTCCTGCTGTCTCGGTCCACAGCGCATCACGCCAGGCCTAGTTCTGGCTGTTCCCTTGGGGCTCGGGGCCTCAGGCCTCGCACCTGA
- the CANT1 gene encoding soluble calcium-activated nucleotidase 1 isoform X2 codes for MPVQPSNHLEWNESMHSLRISVGSLPVLASMTKAADPRFRPRWRVILPSFVGAAVLWLLYSHRPPPGRPPAPNAHNWRLGQAPADRYNDTYPLSVPQRTPGGTRYRIALIADLDTESRAQEENTWFSYLKKGYLTLSDSGDKVTVEWDIGHEVLESHLAEKGRGMELSDLIVFNGKLYSVDDRTGVVYQIEGTKAVPWVILSDGDGTVGKGFKAEWLAVKDEHLYVGGLGKEWTTTTGEVVNENPEWVKVVGCKGSVAHENWVSSYNALRAAAGIRPPGYLIHESACWSDTLQRWFFLPRRASHERYSERDDERKGTNLLLSAAQDFGDISVSRVGEVVPTHGFSSFKFIPNTDDQIIVALKSEEDSGKVATYIMAFTLDGRFLLPETRVGGVKYEGIEFI; via the exons ATGCCTGTTCAGCCCTCCAACCACCTGGAATGGAATGAGTCTATGCACTCCCTCCGGATAAGTGTGGGGAGCCTTCCTGTGCTGGCGTCCATGACCAAGGCTGCGGACCCCCGCTTCCGCCCCCGCTGGAGGGTGATCCTGCCGTCCTTCGTGGGCGCCGCCGTCCTCTGGCTGCTCTACTCACACCGCCCACCCCCAGGCAGGCCACCTGCACCCAATGCCCACAACTGGAGGCTCGGCCAGGCGCCTGCTGACCGGTACAACGACACCTACCCACTGTCTGTCCCCCAAAGGACGCCAGGCGGGACTCGGTACCGAATCGCTCTTATCGCTGACCTGGACACAGAGTCAAGGGCCCAAGAGGAAAATACCTGGTTCAGTTACCTGAAGAAGGGCTATCTGACCCTATCAGACAGCGGGGACAAGGTCACCGTGGAGTGGGACATAGGTCACGAGGTCCTGGAGTCCCATCTGGCAGAAAAGGGGCGGGGCATGGAGCTGTCTGATCTGATCGTCTTCAATGGGAAACTCTACTCCGTGGATGACCGGACAGGGGTTGTCTACCAGATCGAAGGCACCAAGGCTGTTCCCTGGGTGATTCTGTCCGATGGCGACGGAACCGTGGGGAAAG GCTTCAAAGCTGAGTGGCTGGCTGTGAAGGACGAGCATCTGTATGTGGGCGGCCTGGGCAAGGAGTGGACCACCACCACGGGGGAGGTGGTGAACGAGAACCCGGAGTGGGTGAAGGTGGTGGGCTGCAAAGGCAGCGTGGCCCACGAGAACTGGGTGTCCAGCTACAATGCCCTGCGGGCCGCTGCTGGGATCCGACCACCAG GCTACCTCATCCACGAGTCCGCCTGCTGGAGCGACACACTACAGCGCTGGTTCTTCCTGCCGCGCCGCGCCAGCCACGAGCGCTACAGCGAGCGGGACGACGAGCGCAAGGGCACCAACCTGCTGCTCAGCGCCGCCCAGGACTTCGGCGACATCTCCGTCAGCCGCGTGGGGGAGGTGGTCCCCACGCACGGCTTCTCCTCCTTCAAGTTCATCCCCAATACCGACGACCAGATCATCGTGGCCCTCAAGTCCGAGGAGGACAGCGGCAAGGTCGCCACCTACATCATGGCCTTCACGCTTGACGGACGCTTCCTTCTGCCGGAGACCAGGGTCGGAGGGGTCAAGTACGAAGGCATAGAATTTATTTAA
- the CANT1 gene encoding soluble calcium-activated nucleotidase 1 isoform X4 → MPVQPSNHLEWNESMHSLRISVGSLPVLASMTKAADPRFRPRWRVILPSFVGAAVLWLLYSHRPPPGRPPAPNAHNWRLGQAPADRYNDTYPLSVPQRTPGGTRYRIALIADLDTESRAQEENTWFSYLKKGYLTLSDSGDKVTVEWDIGHEVLESHLAEKGRGMELSDLIVFNGKLYSVDDRTGVVYQIEGTKAVPWVILSDGDGTVGKGFKAEWLAVKDEHLYVGGLGKEWTTTTGEVVNENPEWVKVVGCKGSVAHENWVSSYNALRAAAGIRPPAVSDGCSHRANGFSGQMSRFLFHPSLTRTDHLLLSRSTAHHARPSSGCSLGARGLRPRT, encoded by the exons ATGCCTGTTCAGCCCTCCAACCACCTGGAATGGAATGAGTCTATGCACTCCCTCCGGATAAGTGTGGGGAGCCTTCCTGTGCTGGCGTCCATGACCAAGGCTGCGGACCCCCGCTTCCGCCCCCGCTGGAGGGTGATCCTGCCGTCCTTCGTGGGCGCCGCCGTCCTCTGGCTGCTCTACTCACACCGCCCACCCCCAGGCAGGCCACCTGCACCCAATGCCCACAACTGGAGGCTCGGCCAGGCGCCTGCTGACCGGTACAACGACACCTACCCACTGTCTGTCCCCCAAAGGACGCCAGGCGGGACTCGGTACCGAATCGCTCTTATCGCTGACCTGGACACAGAGTCAAGGGCCCAAGAGGAAAATACCTGGTTCAGTTACCTGAAGAAGGGCTATCTGACCCTATCAGACAGCGGGGACAAGGTCACCGTGGAGTGGGACATAGGTCACGAGGTCCTGGAGTCCCATCTGGCAGAAAAGGGGCGGGGCATGGAGCTGTCTGATCTGATCGTCTTCAATGGGAAACTCTACTCCGTGGATGACCGGACAGGGGTTGTCTACCAGATCGAAGGCACCAAGGCTGTTCCCTGGGTGATTCTGTCCGATGGCGACGGAACCGTGGGGAAAG GCTTCAAAGCTGAGTGGCTGGCTGTGAAGGACGAGCATCTGTATGTGGGCGGCCTGGGCAAGGAGTGGACCACCACCACGGGGGAGGTGGTGAACGAGAACCCGGAGTGGGTGAAGGTGGTGGGCTGCAAAGGCAGCGTGGCCCACGAGAACTGGGTGTCCAGCTACAATGCCCTGCGGGCCGCTGCTGGGATCCGACCACCAG CTGTCTCTGATGGCTGCTCCCATCGGGCCAATGGATTCTCAGGGCAAATGAGCCGTTTTCTCTTTCATCCCTCACTCACCCGGACAGATCACCTCCTGCTGTCTCGGTCCACAGCGCATCACGCCAGGCCTAGTTCTGGCTGTTCCCTTGGGGCTCGGGGCCTCAGGCCTCGCACCTGA